A window from Gossypium raimondii isolate GPD5lz chromosome 7, ASM2569854v1, whole genome shotgun sequence encodes these proteins:
- the LOC105799982 gene encoding F-box protein At3g07870, producing MCVLNLLLTMDLDDERVSKRRKTMLEDDRGVGQQTTTEMETLPHEIIVDILSRLPITSLVQFKFVCKGWRALAQDPLLADMQLSWKAPTTNPCLILHCDFPIRNQLYFVDLSVHNHNKDKVKRLYVPFQTSMPEFDVVGTCNGLLCLSDSLYNDALYVYNPFTMDFMELPKSRQYSDQEVVFGFGFHPKTKQYKVVKIVYYRNTSSSSYSRARRVVYPQSDVQVFTLGTSAWRSLGKVAYQLIRRPSEALVNGRLHWVSRPRRYYPARRLMSFDLEDEQFREVPKPDCGGLNRCNFHLCVLRGFLAAAVYGNYGKLEIWVMKDYNVKESWIKEFSIGAYMPKCLKQNLVRDRPLKIWKNPSNGKVVRLLCLLDNGEILLEYKNRVIVSYDPKKGKFTDLVFQGIPHWFQTVVHAGSFNWINSPS from the coding sequence ATGTGTGTTCTGAATCTCTTACTAACTATGGATTTAGACGATGAGAGGGTTTCAAAAAGAAGGAAAACCATGCTTGAAGATGATCGTGGTGTTGGACAGCAGACGACAACTGAGATGGAAACCCTTCCCCATGAAATCATCGTCGACATACTGTCAAGGTTGCCGATCACATCTTTGGTGCAATTCAAGTTCGTATGCAAAGGATGGCGTGCTTTAGCTCAAGATCCTCTCCTTGCTGATATGCAACTTTCCTGGAAAGCTCCGACCACTAATCCATGCCTCATCCTTCACTGCGATTTTCCCATCCGAAACCAGCTCTATTTCGTTGATTTATCGGTTCACAATCACAATAAGGACAAGGTAAAAAGATTATATGTGCCTTTCCAGACATCGATGCCTGAATTCGATGTAGTTGGAACATGCAATGGTTTATTATGCTTGTCTGATTCATTATACAACGATGCACTTTATGTTTACAACCCTTTCACCATGGATTTCATGGAGCTGCCAAAGTCTAGACAATATTCAGATCAGGAAGTAGTGTTCGGGTTCGGGTTCCATCCGAAAACGAAGCAATACAAGGTAGTTAAGATAGTTTATTATAGGAACACTAGTAGTAGTAGCTACAGCCGTGCCCGAagagtggtttatccacaatcAGATGTTCAGGTATTCACCCTTGGAACCTCTGCATGGAGGAGTCTAGGGAAAGTAGCGTACCAGCTCATAAGGCGACCCTCTGAGGCTTTGGTTAACGGAAGGCTTCATTGGGTGAGTAGGCCCCGGAGATATTACCCAGCTCGCCGCCTTATGTCATTTGACTTAGAGGACGAACAATTCCGGGAGGTCCCGAAACCTGATTGCGGTGGCCTAAACAGGTGTAACTTCCATTTGTGTGTTTTAAGAGGTTTTCTTGCAGCAGCTGTTTATGGGAATTATGGGAAATTGGAGATATGGGTTATGAAGGATTATAATGTGAAGGAGTCTTGGATAAAAGAGTTCAGCATTGGAGCTTATATGCCGAAATGTTTGAAACAAAATTTGGTCCGAGATAGGCCATTGAAGATATGGAAGAATCCTTCAAATGGTAAAGTTGTTCGACTTCTTTGCTTACTAGACAACGGTGAAATCCTGTTGGAGTATAAGAACAGGGTTATAGTCTCCTATGATCCCAAGAAAGGGAAATTTACGGATCTTGTATTTCAGGGAATTCCTCATTGGTTTCAAACAGTTGTTCATGCGGGAAGCTTCAATTGGATCAACAGCCCTTCTTGA